The genomic DNA TCGTCATTCTCGACCTCCGGCAACTGGACGGCGTGTGCGACTTCTTCGTGATCGCGACCGGACATTCCGAGATCCAGGTCAAGGCCATCGCGGACGCCGTGGAGGAAGGGCTCCGCGAACGGGGGATGAGGCCCTGGCACTCCGAGGGCTTCGAGGCGCGGCGCTGGGTGCTCCTCGACTACGTCGACGTCGTGGTGCACGTCTTCCACGCGCGCGCGCGCGAGTACTACCTGCTCGACAAGCTATGGGGCGATGCCGCTCGTGAAGTCGTGGCCGATTGAGGCCTATCTCGTCGAACGTCTGGAACAGGCCGCGAAGCGTGCGGGCCTGATCCTCCCCGAGGGAACCCGGGTCGAGATCGAGGTCCCGCGGGAGCCCTCGCACGGGGACTGGTCGAGCAACATCGCGCTCACCCTCGCGCGGGCGGCGCGGAGGCCCCCTCGCGAGGTCGCGCAGGCCCTGGTCCAGGGCCTCGAGATCGAGCCCGACGTGGCGGGGCCCCCCGAGATCGCGGGCGCCGGCTTCATCAACTTCCGCCTCGCGCCGTCCTGGCTCCAGGACACCGTGCGCCGCGTCCTCGAGGATCCCGAGCGCTACGGCGAGAGCGACGCGGGCCAGGGGGAGCGCGTGCTCGTGGAATACGTGAGCGCGAACCCCACGGGACCGCTCAACGTCGTGAACGCGCGCGCCGCGAGCCTCGGCGACACGCTGATCCGGCTCCTGAACGCCGCCGGATGGCGCGCCTCGGGCGAGTTCTACGTGAACGACTGGGGGCTTCAGGCGGAGCTCTTCGGCGCGTCGGTGCGCACGCGCTTCGCGGAGCGGATCGGCGCGGCCGCCGATCCGATTCCCGAGGAGGGCTACGCGGGCGCGTACGTCGGGGAGGTCGCGGCCGCCCTG from Candidatus Eisenbacteria bacterium includes the following:
- the argS gene encoding arginine--tRNA ligase, giving the protein MKSWPIEAYLVERLEQAAKRAGLILPEGTRVEIEVPREPSHGDWSSNIALTLARAARRPPREVAQALVQGLEIEPDVAGPPEIAGAGFINFRLAPSWLQDTVRRVLEDPERYGESDAGQGERVLVEYVSANPTGPLNVVNARAASLGDTLIRLLNAAGWRASGEFYVNDWGLQAELFGASVRTRFAERIGAAADPIPEEGYAGAYVGEVAAALDETQGREWLRLPEREQRLRFGRWGIDRMLEIQERELRRYRARMDRWYRESELHQGGAVASARERLASRGVLDEKDGAVWFRSTQFGDQEDRVVVRSNGEPTYFLADTAY
- the rsfS gene encoding ribosome silencing factor, with the protein product MSRPAPSSHDSQELAREAARLTLTKRAEDVVILDLRQLDGVCDFFVIATGHSEIQVKAIADAVEEGLRERGMRPWHSEGFEARRWVLLDYVDVVVHVFHARAREYYLLDKLWGDAAREVVAD